The nucleotide window GGAGCGTGGCCCAGGAGACCATCGTCACCCCGGAGGGCGAGAGCCGCAGCTTCACCATCGAAAGCTACGCCAAGGACGGCTCCCGGCTCCAACTGACCAAATACGTCAAACCGGCCAGCGTCGCCGGAACGACCTTCCTGATGCTGGACTACGGCGACGACATCTGGACCTACTTCCCCGACACCGGCCGCACCCGGCAGATCGCCGCCAACGCCCGCCATCGCTCGGTGATGGGCTCCAACATGACCTACGAGGACATGGCCATCGCCGGCAACTACCAGGACAACTACGACGCCCAGGCCCTGGGCCGGGAGGATTACGCCGGCGTCGAGTGCCAGAAACTCCAACTCACCCCGAGCTACGCCTACAGCTCCTATTCCCGACTCATCGCCTGGGTCG belongs to Candidatus Coatesbacteria bacterium and includes:
- a CDS encoding outer membrane lipoprotein-sorting protein, which produces MNRLINALVTLGVLLPLAAAALTGDEILAKIDETFSTDSMWSVAQETIVTPEGESRSFTIESYAKDGSRLQLTKYVKPASVAGTTFLMLDYGDDIWTYFPDTGRTRQIAANARHRSVMGSNMTYEDMAIAGNYQDNYDAQALGREDYAGVECQKLQLTPSYAYSSYSRLIAWVDPGTWVPLRIDYYDETGELLKRMLMRDIRSVSGIPTPYYTEVRGLQDNSLTKMTLVNVRYDLDLSEDLFSTSQLGD